In one window of Lepidochelys kempii isolate rLepKem1 chromosome 27, rLepKem1.hap2, whole genome shotgun sequence DNA:
- the ATXN7L3 gene encoding ataxin-7-like protein 3 isoform X4, with the protein MKMEEMSLSGLDNSKLEAIAHEIYTDLVEDACLGLCFEVHRAVKCGYFFLDDTDPDSMKDFEIVDQPGVDIFGQVYNQWKNKECVCPNCSRSIAASRFAPHLEKCLGMGRNSSRIANRRIASSNNMNKSESDQEDNDDINDNDWSYGSEKKAKKRKSDKRLSALFQNPNSPRRSKSLKHKNGELSGNSDPFKYSSSSGINYETLGPEELRSLLTTQCGVISEHTKKMCTSSLPEAEGSVENEGFDVSESQAIMSRLQWDGSSDISPSDSASSKASTNNSESRKPKKKKPHLSLVGGTPGLSSGKKKKPKPPAPPTPSIYDDIN; encoded by the exons ATGAAAATGGAGGAAATGTCTTTGTCTGGCCTGGATAACAGCAAGCTGGAG GCCATCGCTCACGAGATTTACACGGACCTGGTCGAAGATgcctgcctggggctctgcttCGAGGTGCATCGGGCAGTCAAGTGCGGTTACTTCTTCCTGGATGACACGGACCCCGACAGCATGAAGGATTTCG AAATCGTGGACCAGCCTGGCGTGGATATCTTCGGCCAGGTCTACAACCAGTGGAAGAACAAGGAGTGCGTGTGTCCCAACTGCAGCCGCAGCATCGCTGCCTCCCGCTTCGCCCCCCACCTGGAGAAGTGCCTGGGGATGGGTCGGAACAGCAGCCGGATAGCCAACAGGAG gATCGCTAGCAGCAACAACATGAACAAATCCGAGAGCGACCAAGAGGACAACGATGACATCAACGATAACGACTGGTCCTACGGCTCTGAGAAGAAAG CAAAGAAGAGGAAATCCGATAAG CGTTTGTCTGCCTTATTCCAGAACCCCAACTCGCCCCGGAGATCGAAATccttaaaacacaaaaatg GGGAGCTCAGCGGGAACTCGGATCCCTTTAAG TACAGCAGCTCTTCTGGAATCAACTATGAAACGCTGGGTCCCGAGGAGCTCCGCTCGTTGCTCACCACG CAATGCGGGGTGATCTCCGAACACACCAAGAAGATGTGCACCAG ctcgcTCCCGGAAGCAGAGGGCAGCGTGGAAAACGAGGGCTTTGACGTGTCGGAGAGCCAGGCCATCATGAGCCGGCTGCAGTGGGACGGCTCCTCGGACATCTCGCCCTCCGACTCGGCCTCCTCGAAAGCAA GTACGAACAACTCGGAGTCGCGAAAACCCAAAAAGAAGAAGCCGCACCTGAGCCTGGTGGGGGGCACGCCggggctcagctctggcaagAAGAAGAAACCCAAACCgcctgcgccccccacccccagcatctaCGACGACATCAACTGA
- the ATXN7L3 gene encoding ataxin-7-like protein 3 isoform X3, with protein sequence MARRNPSFRAIAHEIYTDLVEDACLGLCFEVHRAVKCGYFFLDDTDPDSMKDFEIVDQPGVDIFGQVYNQWKNKECVCPNCSRSIAASRFAPHLEKCLGMGRNSSRIANRRIASSNNMNKSESDQEDNDDINDNDWSYGSEKKAKKRKSDKRLSALFQNPNSPRRSKSLKHKNGELSGNSDPFKYSSSSGINYETLGPEELRSLLTTQCGVISEHTKKMCTRSLRCPQHTDEQRRSVRVYLLGPSASLPEAEGSVENEGFDVSESQAIMSRLQWDGSSDISPSDSASSKASTNNSESRKPKKKKPHLSLVGGTPGLSSGKKKKPKPPAPPTPSIYDDIN encoded by the exons ATGGCGAGGAGGAACCCCTCTTTCAGG GCCATCGCTCACGAGATTTACACGGACCTGGTCGAAGATgcctgcctggggctctgcttCGAGGTGCATCGGGCAGTCAAGTGCGGTTACTTCTTCCTGGATGACACGGACCCCGACAGCATGAAGGATTTCG AAATCGTGGACCAGCCTGGCGTGGATATCTTCGGCCAGGTCTACAACCAGTGGAAGAACAAGGAGTGCGTGTGTCCCAACTGCAGCCGCAGCATCGCTGCCTCCCGCTTCGCCCCCCACCTGGAGAAGTGCCTGGGGATGGGTCGGAACAGCAGCCGGATAGCCAACAGGAG gATCGCTAGCAGCAACAACATGAACAAATCCGAGAGCGACCAAGAGGACAACGATGACATCAACGATAACGACTGGTCCTACGGCTCTGAGAAGAAAG CAAAGAAGAGGAAATCCGATAAG CGTTTGTCTGCCTTATTCCAGAACCCCAACTCGCCCCGGAGATCGAAATccttaaaacacaaaaatg GGGAGCTCAGCGGGAACTCGGATCCCTTTAAG TACAGCAGCTCTTCTGGAATCAACTATGAAACGCTGGGTCCCGAGGAGCTCCGCTCGTTGCTCACCACG CAATGCGGGGTGATCTCCGAACACACCAAGAAGATGTGCACCAG GTCTCTGCGGTGCCCCCAGCACACAGACGAGCAGCGGAGGTCAGTCAGGGTCTACCTCCTTGGACCCTCTGC ctcgcTCCCGGAAGCAGAGGGCAGCGTGGAAAACGAGGGCTTTGACGTGTCGGAGAGCCAGGCCATCATGAGCCGGCTGCAGTGGGACGGCTCCTCGGACATCTCGCCCTCCGACTCGGCCTCCTCGAAAGCAA GTACGAACAACTCGGAGTCGCGAAAACCCAAAAAGAAGAAGCCGCACCTGAGCCTGGTGGGGGGCACGCCggggctcagctctggcaagAAGAAGAAACCCAAACCgcctgcgccccccacccccagcatctaCGACGACATCAACTGA
- the TMUB2 gene encoding transmembrane and ubiquitin-like domain-containing protein 2, whose product MEPPGMTIFEGVGDEVTVVTGMVVLVLALVLAWLSTYVADGSNLLLGTIVATGESSVIHLSHVERYVGNSVTSEPTEPQGSADSSEEKAEEEGGAASNLGPAVEQGGNGSTSDSSLDHLLNIQGLPKRTSASESNALERPGQESQGTSQMSHIGEESEPCSGLIKVRLKFLNDTEEVAMVRPEDTVGILKSKYFPGQENQMKFIYRGQLLQDQARTLRSLNIMDNCVIHCHLSQAASSPIPDSVVTPAEAAGLTVNIGNLMLPVFVVMLAVIWYCRINYRQFFTAPATISLVGVTVFFSFLVFGMYGR is encoded by the exons ATGGAGCCCCCTGGCATGACCATCTTTGAAGGGGTAGGGGATGAAGTAACGGTGGTGACTGGCATGGTGGTTCTTGTCCTGGCTCTGGTTCTGGCATGGCTTTCCACTTACGTAGCAGATGGTAGCAACCTGCTTTTGGGAACTATTGTAGCTACGGGCGAATCCTCTGTGATCCATCTCAGCCACGTTGAACGGTACGTGGGGAATTCAGTAACGTCCGAGCCTACTGAGCCCCAGGGGTCTGCTGATAGTTCAGAAGAAAAAGCAGAAGAGGAAGGGGGTGCGGCATCCAACTTGGGCCCTGCAGTTGAGCAGGGGGGCAACGGCAGCACCTCTGACTCCAGCCTCGACCATCTGCTGAACATACAAGGCTTGCCCAAAAGGACATCAGCCAGCGAGTCCAATGCCCTAGAACGGCCGGGTCAAGAGAGCCAAGGAACCTCGCAAATGTCACACATCGGGGAGGAGAGTGAGCCATGCTCCGGGCTCATCAAAGTGCGTCTCAAGTTCCTCAATGACACAGAAGAGGTGGCCATGGTGAGACCGGAGGACACCGTGGGTATTCTCAAGAG CAAATATTTCCCAGGACAAGAAAATCAGATGAAGTTTATCTATCGAGGCCAGCTACTCCAGGACCAGGCCCGGACTCTCCGCTCCCTCAATATCATGGACAACTGTGTGATCCATTGCCACCTGTCGCAGGCCGCCAGCTCCCCCATTCCTGACTCGGTGGTCaccccagcagaagcagcagggcTCACGGTGAACATAGGGAATCTAATGCTCCCTGTCTTCGTGGTGATGTTGGCTGTGATCTGGTACTGCCGCATCAACTACCGCCAGTTCTTCACTGCGCCGGCCACAATCTCCTTGGTTGGGGTGACTGTCTTCTTCAGCTTCCTGGTTTTTGGGATGTATGGACGATAA
- the ATXN7L3 gene encoding ataxin-7-like protein 3 isoform X1: MKMEEMSLSGLDNSKLEAIAHEIYTDLVEDACLGLCFEVHRAVKCGYFFLDDTDPDSMKDFEIVDQPGVDIFGQVYNQWKNKECVCPNCSRSIAASRFAPHLEKCLGMGRNSSRIANRRIASSNNMNKSESDQEDNDDINDNDWSYGSEKKAKKRKSDKRLSALFQNPNSPRRSKSLKHKNGELSGNSDPFKYSSSSGINYETLGPEELRSLLTTQCGVISEHTKKMCTRSLRCPQHTDEQRRSVRVYLLGPSASLPEAEGSVENEGFDVSESQAIMSRLQWDGSSDISPSDSASSKASTNNSESRKPKKKKPHLSLVGGTPGLSSGKKKKPKPPAPPTPSIYDDIN, translated from the exons ATGAAAATGGAGGAAATGTCTTTGTCTGGCCTGGATAACAGCAAGCTGGAG GCCATCGCTCACGAGATTTACACGGACCTGGTCGAAGATgcctgcctggggctctgcttCGAGGTGCATCGGGCAGTCAAGTGCGGTTACTTCTTCCTGGATGACACGGACCCCGACAGCATGAAGGATTTCG AAATCGTGGACCAGCCTGGCGTGGATATCTTCGGCCAGGTCTACAACCAGTGGAAGAACAAGGAGTGCGTGTGTCCCAACTGCAGCCGCAGCATCGCTGCCTCCCGCTTCGCCCCCCACCTGGAGAAGTGCCTGGGGATGGGTCGGAACAGCAGCCGGATAGCCAACAGGAG gATCGCTAGCAGCAACAACATGAACAAATCCGAGAGCGACCAAGAGGACAACGATGACATCAACGATAACGACTGGTCCTACGGCTCTGAGAAGAAAG CAAAGAAGAGGAAATCCGATAAG CGTTTGTCTGCCTTATTCCAGAACCCCAACTCGCCCCGGAGATCGAAATccttaaaacacaaaaatg GGGAGCTCAGCGGGAACTCGGATCCCTTTAAG TACAGCAGCTCTTCTGGAATCAACTATGAAACGCTGGGTCCCGAGGAGCTCCGCTCGTTGCTCACCACG CAATGCGGGGTGATCTCCGAACACACCAAGAAGATGTGCACCAG GTCTCTGCGGTGCCCCCAGCACACAGACGAGCAGCGGAGGTCAGTCAGGGTCTACCTCCTTGGACCCTCTGC ctcgcTCCCGGAAGCAGAGGGCAGCGTGGAAAACGAGGGCTTTGACGTGTCGGAGAGCCAGGCCATCATGAGCCGGCTGCAGTGGGACGGCTCCTCGGACATCTCGCCCTCCGACTCGGCCTCCTCGAAAGCAA GTACGAACAACTCGGAGTCGCGAAAACCCAAAAAGAAGAAGCCGCACCTGAGCCTGGTGGGGGGCACGCCggggctcagctctggcaagAAGAAGAAACCCAAACCgcctgcgccccccacccccagcatctaCGACGACATCAACTGA
- the ATXN7L3 gene encoding ataxin-7-like protein 3 isoform X2, whose translation MKMEEMSLSGLDNSKLEAIAHEIYTDLVEDACLGLCFEVHRAVKCGYFFLDDTDPDSMKDFEIVDQPGVDIFGQVYNQWKNKECVCPNCSRSIAASRFAPHLEKCLGMGRNSSRIANRRIASSNNMNKSESDQEDNDDINDNDWSYGSEKKAKKRKSDKNPNSPRRSKSLKHKNGELSGNSDPFKYSSSSGINYETLGPEELRSLLTTQCGVISEHTKKMCTRSLRCPQHTDEQRRSVRVYLLGPSASLPEAEGSVENEGFDVSESQAIMSRLQWDGSSDISPSDSASSKASTNNSESRKPKKKKPHLSLVGGTPGLSSGKKKKPKPPAPPTPSIYDDIN comes from the exons ATGAAAATGGAGGAAATGTCTTTGTCTGGCCTGGATAACAGCAAGCTGGAG GCCATCGCTCACGAGATTTACACGGACCTGGTCGAAGATgcctgcctggggctctgcttCGAGGTGCATCGGGCAGTCAAGTGCGGTTACTTCTTCCTGGATGACACGGACCCCGACAGCATGAAGGATTTCG AAATCGTGGACCAGCCTGGCGTGGATATCTTCGGCCAGGTCTACAACCAGTGGAAGAACAAGGAGTGCGTGTGTCCCAACTGCAGCCGCAGCATCGCTGCCTCCCGCTTCGCCCCCCACCTGGAGAAGTGCCTGGGGATGGGTCGGAACAGCAGCCGGATAGCCAACAGGAG gATCGCTAGCAGCAACAACATGAACAAATCCGAGAGCGACCAAGAGGACAACGATGACATCAACGATAACGACTGGTCCTACGGCTCTGAGAAGAAAG CAAAGAAGAGGAAATCCGATAAG AACCCCAACTCGCCCCGGAGATCGAAATccttaaaacacaaaaatg GGGAGCTCAGCGGGAACTCGGATCCCTTTAAG TACAGCAGCTCTTCTGGAATCAACTATGAAACGCTGGGTCCCGAGGAGCTCCGCTCGTTGCTCACCACG CAATGCGGGGTGATCTCCGAACACACCAAGAAGATGTGCACCAG GTCTCTGCGGTGCCCCCAGCACACAGACGAGCAGCGGAGGTCAGTCAGGGTCTACCTCCTTGGACCCTCTGC ctcgcTCCCGGAAGCAGAGGGCAGCGTGGAAAACGAGGGCTTTGACGTGTCGGAGAGCCAGGCCATCATGAGCCGGCTGCAGTGGGACGGCTCCTCGGACATCTCGCCCTCCGACTCGGCCTCCTCGAAAGCAA GTACGAACAACTCGGAGTCGCGAAAACCCAAAAAGAAGAAGCCGCACCTGAGCCTGGTGGGGGGCACGCCggggctcagctctggcaagAAGAAGAAACCCAAACCgcctgcgccccccacccccagcatctaCGACGACATCAACTGA